From one Pirellulales bacterium genomic stretch:
- a CDS encoding alpha/beta fold hydrolase — MTFVEWTSRIVCKHARRDAVVVCLVVLASAHASAETPLIPRRALFADTDRPVAALSPDGERIAYIEVQGATRSAWVAPVGDLEARTRVPLLDHGQPLGLWWSANGQRLLVQQQVRDGVRLTSCDAAGTSSIDLTPLRNVSARLERLSSELPGQALVALNNRDPRVHNLWKIDLATAEKSLVMERAEFRTVYCDARFRPRVAERLGFDGTLELLRRTDDDKWVALRTLDVDRSNAGRAPGAGVQGVIGIDAAGDVMYLVDNTGRDKSALLSVELATGRETVLATDADADMRPIAVADRVTGRVLAGAAQFDRLRRYIIDESVRSDFALLEERFGGPFGTLGISAQDRAWLVAPLDGEPVRYHVYKRSQKTVEPLFAANRALDRFPLAKRSSHVATTRDGLRLPCHLYLPLGSDANADGLPDTPLPTLLFVHGGPEAAYPWDSWLTNRCLQLLANRGYAALRVEFRGAGGFGKSFLEQGWREWGGKMQQDLVDVAHWTVDQRIAQPKKVGIWGWSFGGLSTFASLAFYPDEFACGVAMYGLSDLELFARRTTLFSRDTAQRLGDPKTPEGLELLRRQSPLHAAQHVTSPLLVTHGGKDAVVPKQQSDLFVSALEKHGKDVTYLIYPDEGHDYSQPESWISFWAVAEQFLHKHLGGRFEPTANDFEGANLQVPAGSELIPELAPYAKAKS, encoded by the coding sequence ATGACTTTCGTCGAATGGACTTCGCGAATTGTTTGTAAGCACGCGCGGCGCGACGCGGTTGTCGTCTGCCTGGTGGTTCTTGCTTCCGCGCATGCGAGCGCAGAAACACCTCTGATCCCGCGCCGGGCTCTATTTGCTGACACGGACCGACCAGTCGCTGCTCTTAGTCCCGATGGAGAACGGATCGCCTACATCGAGGTGCAGGGGGCAACGCGATCGGCCTGGGTCGCGCCTGTGGGCGATCTGGAAGCGCGCACTCGCGTGCCGCTACTCGATCATGGGCAACCCTTGGGACTGTGGTGGTCGGCCAACGGTCAGCGTCTGCTCGTGCAGCAGCAGGTTCGCGACGGTGTGCGGCTGACAAGTTGCGATGCCGCAGGCACTTCATCGATCGACTTGACGCCCCTTCGAAACGTCAGTGCGCGACTCGAACGACTGAGCAGCGAGTTGCCTGGACAGGCGCTCGTGGCGCTCAATAACCGCGACCCGCGGGTTCACAACCTGTGGAAGATCGATCTCGCGACTGCGGAAAAATCGCTCGTCATGGAACGGGCAGAATTCCGCACCGTATACTGCGACGCCAGGTTCCGGCCGCGTGTCGCAGAAAGGCTCGGTTTCGACGGAACCCTCGAGTTGCTGCGCCGCACGGACGACGACAAGTGGGTTGCCTTGCGAACGCTCGACGTCGATCGTTCCAATGCCGGGCGCGCACCCGGCGCAGGCGTCCAAGGCGTCATCGGCATTGATGCGGCGGGCGACGTTATGTATCTGGTCGACAACACGGGTCGCGACAAGTCCGCTCTGTTGTCCGTCGAGCTGGCAACCGGGCGCGAAACCGTCCTGGCCACGGACGCCGATGCTGATATGCGTCCCATCGCGGTTGCCGATCGCGTGACGGGGCGGGTGCTGGCCGGCGCTGCGCAATTCGATCGACTCCGCCGGTACATAATCGACGAGTCGGTGCGGAGTGACTTTGCGCTGCTCGAAGAGCGCTTCGGCGGACCGTTTGGCACGCTCGGGATCAGTGCGCAGGATCGCGCGTGGCTAGTCGCTCCGCTGGACGGCGAACCAGTCCGATATCACGTTTATAAGCGATCTCAAAAGACCGTCGAACCACTCTTTGCGGCCAACCGCGCGCTCGATCGATTTCCGCTAGCTAAGCGATCCTCGCATGTGGCCACCACGCGCGACGGACTACGGCTGCCGTGCCATCTCTATTTGCCTCTGGGCAGCGATGCCAACGCCGACGGCTTGCCTGACACACCGCTGCCGACGCTGTTGTTCGTTCACGGTGGTCCCGAGGCCGCCTACCCGTGGGATTCTTGGCTGACGAACCGCTGCCTGCAATTGCTGGCCAACCGCGGCTACGCAGCGCTCCGCGTCGAGTTCCGTGGCGCCGGAGGTTTTGGCAAATCGTTCCTGGAGCAAGGCTGGCGCGAGTGGGGAGGCAAGATGCAGCAGGACCTGGTCGATGTGGCACACTGGACGGTCGACCAGCGCATTGCCCAACCAAAGAAGGTCGGCATCTGGGGCTGGTCCTTCGGTGGGCTTTCGACGTTCGCTTCGCTGGCCTTTTATCCCGACGAGTTTGCCTGCGGGGTGGCGATGTATGGGCTGTCGGACCTGGAACTCTTCGCCCGCCGCACGACCCTGTTTTCGCGCGACACAGCGCAGCGCTTGGGCGATCCCAAAACTCCCGAGGGACTTGAGCTATTGCGCCGGCAGTCGCCGCTGCACGCGGCCCAGCACGTGACGAGCCCGCTGCTGGTGACGCATGGCGGTAAGGATGCCGTGGTCCCCAAGCAACAATCTGATCTCTTTGTTTCGGCGCTTGAGAAGCATGGCAAAGACGTGACTTACCTCATCTACCCCGATGAGGGACACGACTATAGTCAACCGGAGAGTTGGATCTCGTTTTGGGCGGTGGCCGAGCAATTCCTGCACAAGCATTTAGGAGGCCGCTTCGAGCCAACGGCTAACGACTTCGAA
- a CDS encoding serine hydrolase: MKPRFQGLLFFVAVVVAAHYAWADDGAVDNETAEQFHAWASLDVPGGAVAIIRDGNIIAARGFGSANLDDRAPITTTSIFEMGSIAKSFVCAALAILLDQGKIGPDDDICKYVPEMHPRNPPILIRHLVRCESGLPDYWFAMQLAGWNLEDAYTRADILALLTRWKAATAPGSRFAYSSSDYVLLGLIIERVSGQSLAEFTRENLFEPLKMTRTFFEDDPTFPVANRVVGYDKRRGGGYRRWTFNARVVGGCGLKSCIDDQIRWLANFDLNRLTRGPLLDQFFATGTLLDNRNVLDMEPTGGYRGLTRIQFTGGMPGVQAAVVRYPNQRFSVICLSNSDLNPFVHAKRIADRLLTSDFTEPASTPPSIGEGPVVSVPVEQLQDKVGAYELADRRVCTIEISEGTLIYHDYVHHRIPLEPLSATLFRAHDKSGDTLQFRRTASDGPFLLTISDGDGWKSECRPITLSPVNEEKLGEYAGTYFNAELLAAYRFVVREESLHLQVNNRRWERLDPTTTDRFVPHERSNDDNRIIQFLRDDNGRVHAATVDLWRVRGIRLEKRP; the protein is encoded by the coding sequence ATGAAACCGCGTTTCCAAGGGCTGCTGTTCTTTGTCGCAGTCGTCGTTGCCGCTCACTACGCTTGGGCCGACGATGGTGCCGTCGACAACGAAACCGCTGAGCAATTCCACGCTTGGGCCAGTCTCGACGTGCCTGGCGGCGCCGTGGCGATCATTCGAGACGGCAACATTATCGCCGCTCGCGGCTTCGGTTCGGCGAATCTCGACGACCGTGCGCCGATCACCACGACATCCATCTTCGAGATGGGGTCGATCGCGAAGTCATTCGTTTGTGCAGCCCTAGCCATTCTGTTGGATCAGGGCAAAATCGGACCGGATGACGACATCTGCAAGTACGTTCCGGAGATGCATCCTCGCAATCCCCCCATCCTCATTCGGCACCTGGTGCGATGCGAAAGTGGTCTGCCTGACTATTGGTTTGCCATGCAACTTGCCGGCTGGAACCTGGAAGACGCCTATACGCGTGCAGACATATTGGCACTATTGACGCGGTGGAAGGCGGCAACGGCGCCTGGATCGCGATTCGCATACAGCAGTTCCGACTACGTGCTACTGGGCCTGATCATCGAACGGGTTAGCGGCCAAAGTCTTGCCGAGTTCACCCGTGAGAATCTGTTCGAGCCGTTGAAGATGACTCGGACATTTTTTGAAGATGACCCCACATTCCCCGTTGCTAACCGTGTCGTGGGCTATGACAAGCGGCGCGGCGGCGGATACCGTCGGTGGACGTTCAACGCCCGTGTCGTTGGGGGCTGTGGATTGAAGTCATGTATCGACGACCAGATCCGCTGGCTGGCGAACTTCGACTTAAACCGGCTGACTCGCGGGCCGCTTCTCGATCAGTTCTTCGCGACAGGGACGTTGCTCGATAATCGCAACGTGCTCGACATGGAACCGACGGGCGGCTATCGCGGGCTCACGCGGATTCAGTTCACCGGCGGCATGCCAGGCGTCCAGGCTGCCGTCGTGCGCTATCCGAACCAGCGATTTTCGGTGATTTGCCTCAGCAACTCGGATCTCAACCCGTTCGTTCATGCCAAGCGGATTGCCGATCGGCTTTTAACGTCGGACTTCACCGAGCCGGCATCGACGCCGCCTTCGATCGGAGAGGGGCCGGTCGTGTCAGTTCCGGTTGAACAGTTGCAAGACAAGGTCGGTGCCTACGAACTCGCGGACCGACGGGTATGTACGATCGAGATTTCCGAGGGCACTTTGATCTACCACGATTACGTACACCATCGCATCCCGCTCGAGCCGTTGAGCGCCACGCTGTTTCGCGCTCACGATAAGAGCGGCGACACGTTGCAGTTTCGACGCACCGCGTCGGACGGACCGTTTTTGCTGACGATCTCGGACGGCGATGGTTGGAAATCCGAGTGCCGCCCGATAACACTCTCTCCGGTTAATGAGGAGAAGCTAGGGGAGTATGCCGGCACCTACTTCAATGCGGAGTTGCTCGCTGCCTACCGCTTCGTAGTTCGCGAGGAAAGCCTTCACTTACAGGTGAATAATCGTCGCTGGGAACGCTTGGACCCAACGACGACTGACCGCTTCGTACCGCACGAGCGCAGCAACGACGACAATCGCATTATTCAGTTCTTACGGGATGACAACGGTCGGGTGCATGCCGCAACGGTCGATCTATGGCGCGTCCGCGGAATCCGACTCGAGAAGCGGCCGTAG
- a CDS encoding TlpA disulfide reductase family protein yields MEYSLKDMMTGKNQGMQFAIREQELDRRKCLKPRPGFRWIQEPQPRAKTGNWAGWYDHNVKVSFDQNSAQAFVVNTNRSAEVFSLQVVAFDEREERYELDGRAVGAYGRFIAESFRLDPAQLPPDRVKYVGIEGVTRQDQAAVARRLAQLAEAEGNNVLPLPKIDEPFDFVLTAGNRRIESAQLRGKVVVIDLWASWCAPCLKLMPEMKELYAQWHDKGLEVIGVSFDQDEGQAQAVIDRMQLPWPSSTLPADCTARKLWDSREGVTYLPTLLVVDAQGILRMELVNDAQKLAKCVEGLLSTPSTPAVDGQKK; encoded by the coding sequence GTGGAATATTCACTTAAAGACATGATGACGGGCAAGAATCAGGGGATGCAGTTCGCCATTCGTGAGCAGGAGTTGGATCGGCGGAAGTGTCTCAAGCCGCGACCCGGATTTCGGTGGATACAAGAGCCGCAGCCGCGCGCGAAGACAGGGAATTGGGCCGGTTGGTATGACCACAACGTGAAGGTGTCATTCGACCAGAACTCTGCGCAGGCCTTTGTCGTGAACACCAATCGTTCGGCGGAGGTGTTTTCCCTGCAAGTCGTGGCTTTTGACGAGCGAGAAGAACGCTACGAGTTGGATGGCCGTGCGGTGGGCGCCTATGGGCGATTCATCGCTGAGAGTTTTCGCCTTGATCCCGCGCAGCTACCGCCGGACCGGGTGAAGTACGTGGGCATCGAAGGGGTAACCCGCCAGGATCAGGCCGCGGTTGCTCGGCGGCTTGCCCAGTTGGCAGAGGCAGAAGGTAATAATGTGCTGCCGCTTCCCAAGATCGACGAGCCGTTTGACTTTGTGCTCACGGCTGGCAATCGGCGCATTGAGTCTGCGCAGCTGCGGGGTAAGGTCGTCGTGATCGACCTGTGGGCCAGTTGGTGCGCACCGTGCTTGAAGTTGATGCCGGAGATGAAGGAGTTGTACGCGCAGTGGCACGACAAGGGTCTGGAAGTGATCGGCGTCAGCTTTGACCAGGATGAGGGGCAGGCTCAGGCCGTTATCGACCGCATGCAGCTCCCCTGGCCGTCGAGCACCCTGCCAGCGGATTGTACGGCCCGCAAATTATGGGACAGCCGCGAGGGTGTCACGTACCTGCCGACCTTATTAGTCGTCGATGCTCAAGGGATATTGCGAATGGAGTTGGTCAACGATGCGCAAAAACTTGCCAAATGCGTCGAGGGTTTGTTGTCCACGCCTTCGACGCCGGCCGTAGATGGTCAGAAGAAGTAA
- a CDS encoding abortive infection family protein: MNMVVLPAKAELVSKKARHELQEYFVNTTLRTIEQEFDCADIACDLSFVPSTSGARRSLVQQYYATLDFGKWADVRKFLAVYAAVLAELEVPNPGRWLNDAQERYFKSLTAIIRRDGFDYQDGRLVPIAGLPVAAKLKEEATRIDAPNLIQQIERIENQIEDDPDLAIGTSKELIETVCKTILADRNVVIDKKWELMELVKRTREELKLVPDGIPEAAKAADTIRKLLGQLAAITQSLAELRNSYGTGHGRDGRAKGLTPRHARLASGAACVLAKFLFETHQHHSE; encoded by the coding sequence ATGAACATGGTCGTTCTGCCGGCCAAGGCCGAACTAGTCAGCAAAAAAGCGCGGCACGAACTACAAGAGTATTTCGTCAACACAACGCTGCGCACAATCGAACAGGAATTTGATTGCGCCGACATAGCTTGTGACCTGAGTTTCGTGCCGAGCACTTCGGGCGCGCGGCGTTCTCTGGTACAGCAATATTATGCGACCTTGGACTTCGGCAAATGGGCCGACGTGCGAAAGTTCCTAGCCGTCTATGCGGCAGTGCTGGCCGAGTTGGAAGTTCCAAATCCCGGCCGTTGGCTAAACGACGCACAAGAGCGCTATTTCAAGAGCCTGACAGCGATTATCCGCCGCGATGGCTTCGACTACCAAGATGGACGCTTGGTTCCTATTGCCGGGTTGCCAGTGGCCGCAAAACTGAAGGAAGAAGCCACGAGGATCGACGCCCCGAACCTGATTCAACAGATCGAACGAATCGAGAATCAGATTGAAGATGATCCGGACTTGGCAATCGGTACGTCCAAGGAACTTATCGAAACTGTTTGCAAGACAATCTTGGCGGACCGGAATGTAGTCATCGACAAGAAATGGGAGTTGATGGAACTCGTCAAGCGAACCCGTGAAGAATTGAAACTGGTTCCGGATGGCATCCCCGAAGCAGCCAAAGCGGCGGACACAATTCGCAAATTACTCGGCCAGCTTGCGGCAATCACTCAGAGCCTTGCCGAACTACGGAACTCATACGGCACGGGCCACGGGCGCGATGGACGCGCGAAAGGCTTGACTCCACGACACGCGCGACTCGCTTCGGGCGCGGCGTGCGTGCTGGCGAAGTTCCTATTCGAGACGCATCAACATCACAGCGAGTGA
- a CDS encoding helix-turn-helix transcriptional regulator, giving the protein MKVDLADQLRREVKKSGESKYAICKATGIDTAAMSRFMSGRRELSLSKASDLCHYFGLRLKRVGR; this is encoded by the coding sequence ATGAAAGTCGATCTTGCCGACCAACTCCGGCGGGAAGTCAAAAAGAGCGGCGAAAGCAAATACGCGATTTGCAAGGCCACGGGTATTGATACGGCAGCAATGTCGCGCTTTATGAGTGGCAGACGCGAATTGTCGTTGAGCAAGGCGTCCGACCTTTGCCACTATTTCGGCTTGCGGCTGAAGAGGGTAGGCCGCTAA
- a CDS encoding redoxin domain-containing protein, with product MRKFLVGLVAVAASSLTCSGAEEATQSTPIGRKIDAFVAREFRGKETSLADFSDKRLVVVAFLGTECPLAKLYGPRLAQLSDEYASREVAFLGVDSNRQDSVTEIGHYARTHNIDFPLVRDTGNVIADKFGAVRTPEVFVLDADRVIRYWGRVDDQFGFQGQGIAYQRNKPQSRDLENALDELLAGKQVSQPVTVAQGCHIGRVKQPTGDGEITYSKDIATILNDNCVACHRSGQIGPFPLTSYDEVAGWAEMIHEVVSEQRMPPWHADPRFGHFRNDAKLSDQAKEQIFQWVSAGAPEGDPRDLPPAPRFVDGWMIPTPDQVVYMRDKPFEVPAQGTVEYQRFVVDPGWTEDKWIKAIECHPGNTAVVHHIIVYVVPPGVTPIGAAGRVQSNWLGAFAPGLRPEVLDDGLARYVSKGSKLLFEMHYTANGSPQQDRSFTGFVFADPKSVKKEVAVQNAGNFTFKIPPHEANYPVEADYQFRQDTLILTLSPHLHVRGKDFLYELLYPDGKKETLLSVPRYDFGWQTTYELAEPKVAPRGSTLHCTAHFDNSEDNLANPDPNAEVHWGEQTWEEMMFGWFEMALVNQDLTKPVSESAFRVKDFLQQAKAADVELPEQLVALARQTLASDRQFSLASYQLFELVPQLDRVCVTLIDGDHLRLKMVEERPGLKTSFRSRSTVVKAAGQSLAEYALQDQVTILSELSSTRGSVMAKMSSRDIRSSMHVPVTIDGHRATVNFWSAEADAFPPPAARLLEQFARLIAAGPAPPPDNARPNDKVAP from the coding sequence ATGCGCAAGTTCCTCGTCGGATTAGTAGCCGTGGCGGCATCGAGCCTCACCTGCTCTGGGGCTGAAGAGGCGACGCAGAGCACACCGATCGGCCGTAAGATCGACGCTTTTGTGGCGCGAGAATTTCGCGGCAAAGAGACTTCGCTGGCGGACTTTAGCGACAAGCGCTTGGTTGTCGTGGCGTTTCTGGGAACCGAGTGCCCGCTGGCAAAGCTGTACGGCCCGCGACTCGCTCAACTCTCCGACGAATACGCGTCGCGGGAGGTCGCGTTTCTCGGCGTTGATTCCAATCGACAAGATTCCGTTACTGAGATTGGTCACTACGCACGCACCCACAACATCGACTTTCCGCTCGTTCGCGATACGGGGAACGTAATCGCCGACAAGTTCGGAGCGGTTCGCACGCCGGAAGTGTTCGTGCTCGACGCTGACCGCGTGATTCGCTACTGGGGGCGTGTCGACGATCAGTTCGGCTTTCAGGGACAGGGAATCGCTTACCAGCGCAACAAGCCGCAAAGCCGAGATCTCGAAAATGCGCTCGACGAATTGCTCGCGGGAAAACAGGTCAGCCAGCCGGTGACGGTGGCGCAGGGCTGCCACATCGGCCGAGTAAAGCAGCCGACGGGCGACGGCGAAATCACGTATTCAAAGGATATCGCCACGATTCTCAACGACAACTGCGTGGCCTGCCACCGCTCCGGCCAAATCGGCCCTTTTCCCCTGACAAGCTACGACGAAGTGGCCGGTTGGGCAGAAATGATTCACGAAGTTGTGAGCGAGCAGCGTATGCCTCCCTGGCACGCTGATCCTCGGTTTGGCCACTTTCGCAACGATGCCAAGCTGAGCGATCAGGCGAAAGAGCAGATTTTCCAGTGGGTCTCAGCCGGCGCCCCTGAGGGAGATCCTCGCGATCTGCCCCCCGCACCGCGATTTGTCGACGGCTGGATGATTCCAACCCCAGACCAGGTCGTGTACATGCGCGACAAACCGTTCGAAGTTCCCGCGCAGGGAACAGTGGAGTATCAGCGGTTCGTCGTCGATCCGGGCTGGACCGAGGACAAGTGGATCAAGGCGATCGAATGCCATCCTGGCAATACCGCCGTCGTGCATCACATCATCGTCTACGTGGTGCCGCCAGGGGTGACGCCTATTGGGGCAGCAGGGCGCGTGCAATCAAATTGGCTGGGCGCGTTTGCTCCGGGCCTGCGGCCGGAAGTCCTTGACGACGGCCTGGCCCGCTACGTCAGCAAGGGCTCGAAGCTGTTGTTCGAGATGCATTACACGGCCAATGGCTCGCCGCAGCAGGATCGCAGCTTCACGGGATTCGTCTTCGCGGACCCAAAGTCGGTGAAGAAGGAAGTTGCGGTGCAGAATGCCGGAAACTTTACGTTCAAAATTCCGCCGCACGAGGCCAACTACCCGGTCGAGGCTGACTATCAGTTCCGCCAGGACACATTGATCCTCACGCTGTCACCACACTTACACGTGCGAGGGAAGGATTTCCTCTACGAATTGCTGTACCCAGACGGAAAGAAGGAGACGTTACTCTCGGTACCGCGTTACGACTTTGGCTGGCAGACGACGTATGAACTTGCCGAGCCGAAAGTCGCGCCGCGCGGGTCGACACTGCATTGCACCGCGCATTTCGACAACTCGGAAGACAACCTCGCCAACCCTGATCCGAATGCCGAGGTCCACTGGGGCGAGCAGACGTGGGAAGAAATGATGTTTGGCTGGTTCGAAATGGCCCTGGTGAACCAGGATTTGACGAAACCGGTTAGCGAATCAGCATTCCGGGTGAAGGATTTCCTCCAGCAAGCCAAGGCCGCCGACGTTGAACTTCCGGAGCAACTCGTCGCGCTAGCACGGCAGACCCTGGCCTCGGACCGGCAATTCTCGCTCGCGAGTTACCAGCTGTTCGAGCTTGTACCGCAACTTGATCGCGTGTGCGTTACCCTGATCGATGGCGATCACTTGCGATTGAAGATGGTCGAGGAGAGGCCCGGCCTTAAGACTTCATTTCGCAGTCGCAGTACCGTTGTTAAAGCCGCTGGGCAATCGCTCGCCGAATACGCGCTGCAGGACCAAGTCACGATACTGTCGGAGCTATCCAGCACACGTGGCTCAGTCATGGCAAAAATGAGCAGCCGCGATATTCGCTCGAGCATGCACGTCCCCGTAACCATTGACGGACATCGCGCCACGGTGAACTTCTGGAGCGCCGAGGCAGATGCCTTCCCGCCTCCTGCGGCACGACTGCTGGAACAGTTTGCACGTCTTATCGCGGCCGGACCGGCGCCACCGCCTGACAACGCGCGGCCGAACGATAAAGTCGCGCCGTAA
- a CDS encoding c-type cytochrome, which yields MVALLCVGCGRPPELAFVPRAEVATLPENLQAIIRDQLAQHCGTPTHPKLLGAEDSPRDRLMHGAAVYQQRCVHCHGTTGDGAGPAAEVMYPRPRDYRRGIFKFTSTPYGAKPRRSDLARTVRHGAKGTSMPSFALLSDDDVEAVIDYVLALTHRGELELLLTLEAQNEDEIAAERVPDIIDEVLTPWRAAADQYVEPVSKMPRYTSESIEEGKKAFLSETAGCFKCHGPDGRAETTDNLKGFTDVWGFQTRAADLTSGMFHGGNRPDDIYRRIFSGINGTPMPAFDAKLADQPDLFWHLVHYVQFISGERRSAVIKQEQALRK from the coding sequence TTGGTTGCGCTCCTGTGCGTCGGTTGCGGCCGTCCGCCCGAACTGGCCTTCGTTCCCAGGGCCGAAGTCGCGACCCTGCCCGAGAACTTGCAGGCGATCATCCGCGATCAGTTAGCCCAGCATTGCGGTACACCGACACATCCCAAGCTGTTGGGCGCGGAGGACAGTCCGCGCGATCGACTGATGCACGGCGCGGCAGTTTATCAGCAACGCTGCGTCCACTGCCACGGCACGACGGGCGATGGCGCCGGTCCGGCCGCGGAAGTCATGTATCCTCGCCCGCGCGATTACCGTCGAGGCATTTTCAAGTTCACGTCGACCCCTTATGGGGCGAAGCCGCGCCGCTCGGACCTGGCGCGCACAGTACGCCACGGGGCCAAAGGGACCTCGATGCCGTCGTTCGCGCTCCTGTCGGACGACGACGTCGAAGCCGTTATCGATTACGTGCTGGCGCTGACGCACCGAGGCGAATTGGAGTTGCTGTTGACGCTCGAGGCGCAGAACGAGGACGAGATCGCCGCCGAGCGAGTGCCCGACATCATCGACGAGGTGTTGACCCCCTGGCGCGCTGCGGCCGATCAGTACGTCGAGCCAGTTTCGAAAATGCCGCGCTACACGTCCGAGTCGATCGAGGAGGGAAAGAAGGCCTTCCTGTCCGAGACCGCCGGTTGCTTCAAATGCCATGGCCCCGACGGCCGCGCCGAAACTACCGACAATTTGAAGGGCTTCACCGACGTGTGGGGCTTTCAGACACGCGCCGCGGACCTGACCTCAGGAATGTTCCACGGAGGAAATCGTCCCGACGATATCTACCGACGCATCTTTTCGGGCATCAATGGTACCCCGATGCCGGCCTTCGACGCCAAGCTGGCGGACCAGCCCGACTTATTCTGGCATCTGGTGCACTACGTGCAATTCATTTCGGGCGAACGTCGCAGTGCGGTGATTAAGCAAGAACAGGCCTTGCGGAAATAG
- a CDS encoding cbb3-type cytochrome c oxidase subunit I has protein sequence MIVESTTAQSLPQGELVEGRLVLWYFAAALGYLFLSMLGGILMALQLIDANPLVGIEYLSPGRWRMIHTNAVAYGFLANAFLGGLHWSIPRLTLRPVASRALSYFIFVAWQVVVLSTAVGIMFGQAQGVEWGETPVWIDPLALAGLALVAVNFMVPIVRTKGPLYVTLWYFMAAFIWTFLTYAMGNFVPQYLVSGTSAGAVGGLFIHDLVGLFVTPLGWGLMYYFVPILLKKPIWSHGLSLVGFWGLAFFYPLNGIHHFLYTPIPMFLQYGAIMATIAVEMVVTTVIINFFATIWGSTSELKTNIPLRWFYTGMVLYFVTCLQCAMQTTLTFQALIHFSDWVVGHAHLVMFGVFSMWLLGIMTYLIPRLLHKPWYSRQLCEWHYWLSAAGIVVMFTDLTLAGIFQGFYWGSLQEWDVSVAGSQNFWVVRLFAGLAMFSGLLVFLYNIYRTLLSPPGQPAELSQTPASKYATS, from the coding sequence ATGATCGTCGAGTCCACGACCGCGCAAAGTCTGCCGCAGGGTGAGCTTGTCGAAGGGCGGCTCGTCCTCTGGTACTTCGCCGCGGCGCTTGGCTATTTGTTCCTTTCGATGCTGGGTGGCATCTTGATGGCGCTGCAATTGATCGACGCCAATCCGCTCGTCGGTATCGAATACCTGTCGCCGGGACGCTGGCGGATGATTCATACCAACGCCGTGGCCTACGGCTTTCTGGCCAACGCGTTTCTGGGCGGCCTGCACTGGTCGATTCCGCGATTGACGTTGCGCCCCGTGGCCAGTCGCGCCCTTTCCTATTTCATTTTCGTCGCCTGGCAGGTGGTCGTGTTGAGTACGGCCGTGGGCATCATGTTCGGCCAAGCTCAAGGCGTGGAATGGGGCGAGACGCCCGTTTGGATCGATCCCTTGGCACTGGCCGGCCTGGCGCTGGTGGCCGTGAACTTCATGGTGCCGATCGTGCGCACCAAGGGGCCCCTGTACGTCACGTTGTGGTATTTCATGGCGGCCTTCATCTGGACGTTTCTCACCTACGCCATGGGCAATTTCGTGCCCCAGTATCTTGTCTCGGGCACAAGTGCGGGCGCCGTCGGTGGGTTGTTCATTCACGACCTGGTGGGCTTGTTCGTCACGCCGCTGGGCTGGGGCCTGATGTATTACTTCGTTCCCATCTTGTTGAAAAAGCCCATCTGGAGCCACGGTCTGTCGCTGGTCGGCTTCTGGGGATTGGCCTTCTTCTACCCGCTCAATGGCATCCACCATTTTCTCTACACACCCATCCCGATGTTCCTGCAATACGGGGCCATCATGGCCACGATCGCCGTCGAGATGGTCGTCACCACGGTCATCATCAATTTCTTTGCCACGATCTGGGGCTCGACCAGTGAATTGAAGACCAACATCCCGCTCCGCTGGTTCTATACCGGGATGGTCCTCTACTTCGTGACCTGCTTGCAATGTGCTATGCAAACGACGCTCACCTTCCAGGCGCTGATTCATTTCAGCGATTGGGTTGTAGGCCATGCCCACCTGGTGATGTTTGGCGTGTTCAGTATGTGGCTGTTGGGCATCATGACGTATCTGATTCCGCGACTGCTGCACAAACCCTGGTACAGCCGCCAACTTTGCGAGTGGCACTATTGGCTGTCGGCAGCGGGTATCGTCGTCATGTTCACCGATCTTACATTGGCCGGCATCTTCCAAGGTTTCTACTGGGGCTCGCTGCAAGAGTGGGACGTCTCGGTCGCCGGATCGCAAAATTTCTGGGTGGTGCGCTTGTTCGCCGGCCTGGCTATGTTCTCTGGCTTGTTGGTCTTTCTCTACAACATTTATCGCACGTTGCTCAGCCCCCCGGGCCAGCCTGCCGAGCTTTCGCAGACGCCCGCCAGCAAATATGCAACCTCCTGA